In the genome of Beijerinckiaceae bacterium RH AL1, the window ACAAACGACGTTCCCTCCATCCGGGCCTATGTCGCGGCCGAGCGGGAGGCGCGCAAAGCCTATCGCGGACTGTGGGCGAGCAGCTTTCAAATGCCATGGCTGCATGGCGACTCGAAGCCCTCGGGTTCGATCCCGACCATTGCGAGCCGTGACAAATGAGAAAGCTCAACCTTCTCCTCTCCTGGACGCTCGTGTCCGCCATGGCAGGCTGCGCCGCCGCGCCTTCCACGCGTCCCGCCTACGCACCTCCTTCAGGTCCCGATGCTCTCTACGAACCCGCTCGCGTCGAACCGGGGCGCCTCGAATACGCCCCAGACCGGAGCACATTCGCTCCGGTCCTCACCGAGCGGCGCCCCTTTCCCACCCAGCCCCAAGCGAACGACGCTTATCGGCGATATCTCGCCGCGGCTCCGGTGCATGCCCAGCCGGGATCCCTCTGGCTGTTCGGCTGCAAGCCCGGCGCGCTCGATAGCCAGACCGCCCGTATCGCGCGCTATCGCGGCCCGGTCGTCCATTGCGCCACGGACGTTCTCGACGCCGCCGGCCGCCGCATCGCACGAGAGACCGTGAATTTCTACTACGTTGACAGGACATGGAACATGGCGATCGCCGATCCGCCCCGAACCTCCGTGCCCTGGCGCGGCGGCGAAAGCTCACCCAAGGACTTGTGGTGGTGGATCCCAGGGCGGGATCGGTACGAATGATCCATCCCCTGGGAGAGACGAAGCTTCGGAGGCTTTGCGCCACTGCTCGCGGTGCATGCCTTGCCGCGAGTCTGGCCGTGACGCCCTTCGCTCTGGCGCAGACTCCGACACCGAACCCTGAGGCTTGGCGTCCGATCTCGTATGCTGACCTCCAGCGTCCGTCGAGCGCAACGGCGACCTATGCCGACATCTGGAAGGATGCCATCGACGACAACAACCGTGCCTATCGCGCGCGTGGCGACACCCGTTTCGCGAGCGGTAACGCGCCGGTCACCGAGGCACACTTTGTCATCTGGAGCCCAGCGAAGTCGGTGGTGGTGAGCGTCCTCGACACGGCGACCGGATGCACGCTGAAGGACGTACACGCACTGATCTTGGCGACCATAAAACTCTGCCCGCTACGGATCGCCTTCTACGAGGGAATTCGACTGCGGACGATGGACGGCGGTCGAACGTGCTTCCTCGAACTCGCAAGGGGCACCGCCGTTGATCCCAATCGGGCGATCTCATACGCCGCGTACGACGTCTCGACCAAGACCGTCAAAACAGGGCTCGTCATCGATCACCAGGCGGTCGATGGTTGCTCCCAAACGATTCCGCTCTATCCGCGATGATGAAGCTGCTCACTTATCCGCAGCCGCGGCTGCGGTGGGAACGGTCAAAGCGGCTGTCTGGAGTGCTACGCTTGGGCTACTACGTTCAGGTCGATACTCCGTTTGGCGACAACCCATTGAATACCAGGAGGCTCGTGTGCTTTCCCTCATCCGAACGACCTTGATCGGAACAGCGTTGTCGGGGGTTCTTGTGATTGAGTGCCACGCTGCAACCGGAACCTGGCAGCCCATGACCTTCCACGATCTCCAGACGCGCTCGGCCGAGGATCCGCTGCAGACGCTCGTCTGGCCGGATGTCATCCGAGAGGCGAACGCTTACGTGACCACACAACTCAAGCGATCGTTGGAAGGTCGGAACGCACTCATCACCGCGCTGTCGTCGACCTACCAGCGAGGTCCCACGACAATCATCGTCAGCACGATCTCGACACGTGGCTGCGATAACGGCGCCAACGACAAAGGTGCGGAGATCGAAGCCTCTACCTGTCCCCTGCGCATCGTTAGCATCGAAGGCGGTAAAGTGGTTGCCGTCAAAACCGAGACCGGCTGCTATGCCGATCACGCGGACCCAGATCTGCCCCCAAGAATCGCTCCGACGATTCCTATACCCGATTTGATCCTGCGAGTGGAACTATCGCTTTTCACACGAGAGTCGGTGGACGCGAAGTTCCACGCTGCGCCCGCGTCTACTCCATCAGATAGCTTGTTCCTGGAGCACTCGACATGCGGACTCGGCTCGACAACTCAACGCTCGCGTCAATTGTATCCGTCGTTCTGCTGGCCGGCACGACGGAATCAGCGCTTCCCGGCCAAAGAGGGCAGTATTGTGATCAAACCAATTATTCGGCGCAGCAGATCACTGATGCTGTCAACAACTCGCCTCTGCGCGATGACCTGAAGGCGACCTCATGCTCGCTCGGCGGCCTCGGGCGCTTCGAGTCGGGCGGCAACAAGGGCGTCTACAACGGAAGCTGTTGCACCGGCATCTTCCAGCTCAACAAGCGCAACATCAGTGACTACGCCAATACGACGCCCCAGGGCTATGGCTGCATGTCACTCCAGGATCAAACGAACGCCTGGGCTAATCTCACCAACGCCGGGTATAATTCGCCTGCCGTTCGACAACTTGCCTCGATGTCCACCTTCGACGGCCAGAAGGTCGACGCGAGCTTCATCGGGGCCTGCATCCAACTCGGGACGGGAAACTGCCAGAAGATGCTCAACTCTGGCCATTGCTCGGGATTCTCCGACATCAACGGCACCACCATTTGCGACATGGCGAACAATGCGCGTGCCCTGGCAGATCCCAATTGCCAGAACGGACAGGCGGTCTGCGGTCCCTCCGGCCCCGGCGACTTTCCTTCCTCGACCGGTGTCGCCGCGAATCCGCCGACGGCCGCGAGCGCGAACGTCATCGTGGGGTCCAAAAACGTTTGAGCGGCGTCGCGGGCAACGGACCCGATGGAACAGTGGCGCCCCTCGCACGTACGAAGGGCGCCAAATCCCGGTTGCGCTCGTTGCACCAATCCTAGCGTGCAAACGGCGACAGCTGTTTCTCTGTGGAATCGGACAGACCGCCTCCGCGATAATGGGCATGAACGAGAGCCCAGAAGACAACTTCGTCGGATCGGCCGCCAAACAAGGCCTTCTGAATGACCCTTCCGATCAGCACGACCGCTCGCGCCGGATCGTAGCGCGCGTGCAATTCCTTCGCGATGAACTTTGTATCAGCCTTCCTGATCACTTTGCTCGTTCCCTTGTTTAAAGATTCAAATTGAGATTACGCGGCCCGGCGAACGGGAGCCGGGGTTGGAAGAACCGGATCATCACACCCGCGGGCCTCATGAAGCGTCGCGAGCGTTTCCCGGTTGAACGACATACGCAGCGCCACGATGTCTTCCCGACCGATGCGCTTGGGGAAGCCCAGCGGGCGAACGAAGAATCGAAGCTGCATGGCGATGACCATCAGCCGCGTGTCGATTGCAACGGTGACAGTGTCGACGTTGCGGGCCATGCCCCATTCCACGACGCCTTGCGTAAGCTTGAGGAACAGGCCGTTCGATTGGGGCCTAACCTCGCGACGCAGTGGCGCGACGCAAAACCGTGTCCATTCGGCGACCCGCGGCCCGCATGGCGGCTTCGTCTGGCACAGATCTTTGAGAACGCTGGTCAGAAGGTGCGGCCGGGTAGTGGGAAGCAGGCGCTGGTAGCCGACGATTTCGTCGTCACGTAGAAGGATCTGGTGGACGGCGTGCTCGTCGTCGAACTGATCGCGTTCGCATCCGTCCGCCTTGCGCAGATCGGTCCATTCCTTCTCTTCGACGAAGACAGAGTGTCGAAAGCGAAAAGCCCGTTCCACCAGGCTTTGATGCTGGTGGATATTGTCTCGGTCTACAACGACGAGCATTCTGTTTCTCCTGCGTGGTTGGCTCG includes:
- a CDS encoding hypothetical protein (ID:RHAL1_p00100;~conserved exported protein of unknown function;~source:Prodigal:2.6), which translates into the protein MRKLNLLLSWTLVSAMAGCAAAPSTRPAYAPPSGPDALYEPARVEPGRLEYAPDRSTFAPVLTERRPFPTQPQANDAYRRYLAAAPVHAQPGSLWLFGCKPGALDSQTARIARYRGPVVHCATDVLDAAGRRIARETVNFYYVDRTWNMAIADPPRTSVPWRGGESSPKDLWWWIPGRDRYE
- a CDS encoding hypothetical protein (ID:RHAL1_p00101;~conserved protein of unknown function;~source:Prodigal:2.6) gives rise to the protein MIHPLGETKLRRLCATARGACLAASLAVTPFALAQTPTPNPEAWRPISYADLQRPSSATATYADIWKDAIDDNNRAYRARGDTRFASGNAPVTEAHFVIWSPAKSVVVSVLDTATGCTLKDVHALILATIKLCPLRIAFYEGIRLRTMDGGRTCFLELARGTAVDPNRAISYAAYDVSTKTVKTGLVIDHQAVDGCSQTIPLYPR
- a CDS encoding protein of unknown function (ID:RHAL1_p00102;~source:Prodigal:2.6), with amino-acid sequence MKLLTYPQPRLRWERSKRLSGVLRLGYYVQVDTPFGDNPLNTRRLVCFPSSERP
- a CDS encoding hypothetical protein (ID:RHAL1_p00103;~conserved protein of unknown function;~source:Prodigal:2.6), which produces MRTRLDNSTLASIVSVVLLAGTTESALPGQRGQYCDQTNYSAQQITDAVNNSPLRDDLKATSCSLGGLGRFESGGNKGVYNGSCCTGIFQLNKRNISDYANTTPQGYGCMSLQDQTNAWANLTNAGYNSPAVRQLASMSTFDGQKVDASFIGACIQLGTGNCQKMLNSGHCSGFSDINGTTICDMANNARALADPNCQNGQAVCGPSGPGDFPSSTGVAANPPTAASANVIVGSKNV
- a CDS encoding hypothetical protein (ID:RHAL1_p00104;~conserved protein of unknown function;~source:Prodigal:2.6), which translates into the protein MIRKADTKFIAKELHARYDPARAVVLIGRVIQKALFGGRSDEVVFWALVHAHYRGGGLSDSTEKQLSPFAR
- a CDS encoding hypothetical protein (ID:RHAL1_p00105;~conserved protein of unknown function;~source:Prodigal:2.6), which encodes MLVVVDRDNIHQHQSLVERAFRFRHSVFVEEKEWTDLRKADGCERDQFDDEHAVHQILLRDDEIVGYQRLLPTTRPHLLTSVLKDLCQTKPPCGPRVAEWTRFCVAPLRREVRPQSNGLFLKLTQGVVEWGMARNVDTVTVAIDTRLMVIAMQLRFFVRPLGFPKRIGREDIVALRMSFNRETLATLHEARGCDDPVLPTPAPVRRAA